The nucleotide sequence GACGGATTCTGGCGGTACCGCTGGCGTGGTACACCCCCAAGCGGCAAGCACAAGCAGAAAAACTGCTCGAATCCAATGCTTTTTCATGAGTTGAAATTCGTGTGTTCCGGACGTCGAGTGCTCCTGCCGAGTGGTTGCTCTGGTATGCAGGCTTGGTGGTTGGTTTCCGTGGCATGTGCTATAGTACCACTTATGGTGGTCATGCTCAACGCTTCCGAGCTTTTGCATTGCATCTTCTTTTTGTTTTCTGCCCCCGGCGCCTAATACGAGGTGCCGTGTCTTGGTTTCAATAGTCAACGGCCCACCACAACTCCGGCTGTCCTAGCCGTACCTTTGCCGCATGATGCTTGATTTCGTCGACCTTCCGGCCCTCACCCACGGCACACTACTTCTGACACCTGCCGGTTCCGCTCCGGTTCATCAACTGCTACTGGACAGCCGCCGGGTAGGGCAGGCCGCTGGCAGCGTTTTCTTTGCCCTGCGCGGTCCTCAGCACAATGGCCATATCTATCTGCCCGAGCTGTATGAGCGCGGGGTACGGTTGTTTGTAGTAGATAGCAACCAAGAAATACCGGGGGGCACACTGGCTTATCCGGGAGCCGGGTTCTTGTTGGTAGCAGACACTTTAGCGGCTCTGCAAACCATAGCGGCCAAGCATCGCCGCCGGTTCCGGCTGCCCGTCTTCGGTGTTACGGGCTCCAATGGCAAGACCATCGTGAAAGAATGGTTGGCGCAGTTGCTGGCTCCCGACGAGCTGATATGCAAAAGCCCTCGTTCTTACAATTCGCAAGTGGGGGTGCCGCTGAGTGTGTGGGAACTGAACCCTACGCACACGCTGGGCATTTTTGAAGCCGGTATTTCCGAACGGGGCGAAATGGCTCGCTTGGCTCGCGTGATACAGCCTACACTGGGCGTATTCACCAACATCGGTACCGCTCATGATGCAGGTTTCACCGATCATCAGGAGAAGGTCGAGGAGAAAATGCAGCTGTTTCAAAACGTGGACACGCTTTTTTACTGCCTTGACCACGAGCTGATTCACGCTGCCGCCTGCCGTCACCTCTCCGAACACCAGACATTCACGTGGAGCCGCCAACAGCCGCACCTGGCGCATGTAGCCGTGACTGTAGCCGAAGCTTCCGCCGACCGCACAGTGGTACGCGTAAATCTGAGCCGCCCACGGCCCCAGGAGCACACCTTCACGCTACCTTTCGCTGATGAGCCTTCGGTGGAAAACGCCCTCCAGGCGCTATCGGTATTGCTCTGGCGGCAACTGCCCGCCACCGAAATCCAGCACCGCCTCGACCGGCTTCAACCGGTAGCCATGCGCCTGGAGATGAAACAGGCCCTCAATGACTGTTACGTCCTCGACGACACTTACAACAACGACCTCGCTGGCCTCACCCTGGCCCTCGATGCCTTAGCCCGCCAGCCCCGGCGTGGCCGCCGCACCCTCATTCTGAGCGACGTCTTGGAATCTGGTTTGGCGGGCACTGAGCTGTATACCCGCGTGGCTGCGCAGCTAACGAGCCATGGCGTGGAGCGCTTGGTGGGCGTGGGACCTGAAATCAGGCAGCACCAAGTGGTGTTCGGCGGAGTGGAAAGTGTGTTTTATGATACCACCGACGACTTCTTGCGTCACCTCCGAACTGACTCTTTCCGACAGGAAACTATCTTGGTGAAAGGCGCCCGCCGATTTGGTTTCGAGCGGATTGTGGCAGCTTTTCAACAGAAGATTCATGGTACTGTGCTAGAAGTGAACCTCGATGCGCTGGCTCAAAATCTCAACTTCTACCGTAGCCGCATTCAGCCGGGTACCAAACTCATGGTGATGGTGAAAGCCTTCGCCTACGGTAGCGGTTCCTACGAAGTAGCCAACCTGCTTCAGTTTCACCGCGCCGACTACCTCGCCGTAGCATACACCGACGAAGGCGTAAACCTGCGCCAGCATGGCATTAGCCTGCCTATCATGGTGATGAACCCTTCGCCTGATGCTTTTCAAGTGCTGCGTCAGTACCATTTGGAGCCCGAAATTTATTCATTTGAGCGGCTCCAAGAGTACTTGGTTGCTGCTCGCCAGCAGCCCCTCCCTGCAATTCACCTCAAGTTGGATACTGGCATGCGCCGCCTAGGATTTAGCGAATCCGATGTGCCGGCTCTGTGCAGCTTGTTGCGTGAAAACGCGGCGCATTTGCGCGTAGCTAGCGCCCTTACGCACTTAGCTGGTGCTGATGAAGAACAACACAACAGCTTCTCCCAGCAACAGCTAGCCGCGTTCCACCGCATGACACCGTTGTTAGAAGCGGCGCTCGGCTATGCCATACTCAAACACGCCCTCAATTCGGCCGGTATCCTGCGTTTTCCTGATGCGCAACTGGATATGGTGCGCCTGGGCATCGGCCTCTACGGCGTGGAAGCTACTGGCCGGGAGCAAGGTGCTCTGCAACCCGTTAGCACACTTAGAACCACCATTTCACAGGTAAAAACGCTTCCTCCCGGCGAAACCGTTGGGTATGGCCGGCGTGGGCAAGCCGTTGAATACGAACGGCGCATTGCTACATTGGCCATCGGCTACGCCGACGGCTACGACCGGCGTTTCGGTAACGGGGCGGGTGAAGTGATGGTGCGGGGGCTTAGGGCTCCTTTGGTTGGCAATGTATGCATGGATATGTGCATGGTTGACGTGACACACATTGCCGCCGCGCAGGCCGGCGACATAGCTGAGGTTTTCGGGCCACACCTGCCACTCCCAGAACTAGCCAGTCGCATAGGCACCATTCCTTACGAGTTACTCACCAATGTAAGTGAGCGAGTGAAGCGAGTTTTTATTGCGGAATAGCATTATTCATTTTATGGGTATATAATAATTGTTAATGAGTCCTTTGAATTAGACTAAAGCGAAGAGATATATCTATCTTGCGTGAAAGTAAATACATAGCCTAATTGGCTGTAAGTCGCTTTCTTTCACCTAAGTCAGATTATTTAGTCCTATTTCTCTACTCTCTTTGGTTTTATGAAGAAGTCTGTCCACGCATTACTCATGCACGTGTGGCTGCCTGTGCTGTTGCTATGGGTATTAAGCGCGCCAGCCGCAGTGGCTGCCCCAACCTTGGACGGGTTGTGGAAAGGACCCCTAAAAATGCCTGGAGGGGAACTTGAGGTAATATTCCGGTTGGTTAGCCTAACAGGTGGCTCTTATTTTGCTACCATGGACGTGCCTCTCCAGCGGGTCAGCCGGATGTCGGTGCAAGTGGAAGTACGCGGTGATACGGTTATGTTTGCGGCCGATGAAGCCGGTAGCCGTTTTGTTGGGCAATTGGCGGCTGATGGCAAGCAGGTAAAAGGCACTTGGCACCAACCTGGCTACCAGTGTCCACTGACGTTGACTTTTGCGCCCTCTGCTATTAACACGGCCCCAAAGGCGCGTCTTACTCCACCTTACCGCGAGGAAGAAGTTGCGTATACCAACGTGCCAGTCAATCTGAAGCTAGGCGGTATGCTTACAATACCTGCCGGGCCCGGGCCATTCCCAGCAGTGGTATTGGTATCAGACACGGGTCCTCAGGACCGGGATGCCACCACAGGCGATTATCGTCCCCTAGGTACTTTAGCCGACTTCCTTACCCGTCGTGGCATTGCTGTCCTACGCTTCGACGATCGGGGTGTTGGAGCATCCGCGGGTGATTTCTCTAGCGTTACTGTCTCCGACTTAACGAGTGATGTGCAGGCTGGTCTGAACTATCTGCGGGCCCGCCCCGAGATAGATATTACGCATATCGGCGTAGTGGGGCACGGGCAAGGAGGAAACGTGGCTTTATTGACCGCCGCATTGCCATTGCCTCCCGCTTTCGCCGTAACGCTAGGGGCTTATGGCCTCCCTGGTAATACCATCATTCTGCAGCAGCAAAAAGAGCTGCTGCGTAAAATTGGTGTTCAGGAAACCGATATAGCAGTTTTCAGCAAGCAGCAGCAAGTCATGCAAGACGTGGTGCGGCAAACTCCCGATTCTAAGAAGGCCCGCGAGGTATTGATGAAAATGATGCGGCAGTATGATGCCTCAATTGATAGTGTTACCGCCAGAAACCGTGCTGTTGAGCTAACTTCTGCCCGCTATCGTAATTTCTTGAACTTCAATCCGGCGATTCTGCTCAATGAAGTGAAATGCCCGGTACTGTTGCTAAATGGCGCCGCTGATACAGATGTAGCTGCTGACTCCAATCTGAGTGGGCTTACTAAAGCACTGACTGCTAACCACAACATCACTACAAAAAAATTGTCTGGCGTCAATCATCTATTTCAAGCAGATCCTTCTGAGTGGGTACTGGTCAATGGCCAGCCACGCGAGACATTTTCACCAGCGGCCCTAGAGCTCATCCGAAGTTGGATTACCAACCAAGCACAAACCAAGTAACGCATCATAGTATCACATAAGAACGGCTAGGCCGGCCCGGTGGACACAGAGACTGTGTTTGCTGGGCCGGCCTAGCCGTTCTTATATAGTGCTTAGTCAACCTCTAGTGCTTGCCTGCGTAAGCGTTGCAAATCTTCCTTTCCCAACTAATTATTGCTACGCCATGAAAAAGAACCTGTTTTCTGTCCTCGCCCTGACGGCCCTATTAGCGTCTGGATGTAACGACCTAAAGAAGCCTGAGGAAAAAGATGAGCCACAAGAAGCCACTGCCGACACGGCAGTAGTATACCGCAAAGGTGCCACTGTTGCTGATGCTGCTGCCGGTGCGGCTAACTCTGTAGACGCAGCCTGGGACATGACCAAAGCCAAACTGGCGGATGTAAAGTATGAGGAAATCGACCTACCCGAAATTTCGGTGCGTGGCGACGACAAGTACAGTGTATATAGCTTAGAGGAAACAGTTCTTTTCGACACCGACAAGGCTACCATCAAGCCTACTGCCACTCGTGCACTGTCCGAAATAGGAGGCTCTATTGGACGTCGTTATGGCAAAAGTCAGGTACGCGTTATGGGCTTCGCCGACTCGCGTGGTGACAAGAACTACAACAAAGAGCTAAGCGCCCAGCGTG is from Hymenobacter tibetensis and encodes:
- a CDS encoding alpha/beta hydrolase family protein, producing MKKSVHALLMHVWLPVLLLWVLSAPAAVAAPTLDGLWKGPLKMPGGELEVIFRLVSLTGGSYFATMDVPLQRVSRMSVQVEVRGDTVMFAADEAGSRFVGQLAADGKQVKGTWHQPGYQCPLTLTFAPSAINTAPKARLTPPYREEEVAYTNVPVNLKLGGMLTIPAGPGPFPAVVLVSDTGPQDRDATTGDYRPLGTLADFLTRRGIAVLRFDDRGVGASAGDFSSVTVSDLTSDVQAGLNYLRARPEIDITHIGVVGHGQGGNVALLTAALPLPPAFAVTLGAYGLPGNTIILQQQKELLRKIGVQETDIAVFSKQQQVMQDVVRQTPDSKKAREVLMKMMRQYDASIDSVTARNRAVELTSARYRNFLNFNPAILLNEVKCPVLLLNGAADTDVAADSNLSGLTKALTANHNITTKKLSGVNHLFQADPSEWVLVNGQPRETFSPAALELIRSWITNQAQTK
- a CDS encoding bifunctional UDP-N-acetylmuramoyl-tripeptide:D-alanyl-D-alanine ligase/alanine racemase, which encodes MLDFVDLPALTHGTLLLTPAGSAPVHQLLLDSRRVGQAAGSVFFALRGPQHNGHIYLPELYERGVRLFVVDSNQEIPGGTLAYPGAGFLLVADTLAALQTIAAKHRRRFRLPVFGVTGSNGKTIVKEWLAQLLAPDELICKSPRSYNSQVGVPLSVWELNPTHTLGIFEAGISERGEMARLARVIQPTLGVFTNIGTAHDAGFTDHQEKVEEKMQLFQNVDTLFYCLDHELIHAAACRHLSEHQTFTWSRQQPHLAHVAVTVAEASADRTVVRVNLSRPRPQEHTFTLPFADEPSVENALQALSVLLWRQLPATEIQHRLDRLQPVAMRLEMKQALNDCYVLDDTYNNDLAGLTLALDALARQPRRGRRTLILSDVLESGLAGTELYTRVAAQLTSHGVERLVGVGPEIRQHQVVFGGVESVFYDTTDDFLRHLRTDSFRQETILVKGARRFGFERIVAAFQQKIHGTVLEVNLDALAQNLNFYRSRIQPGTKLMVMVKAFAYGSGSYEVANLLQFHRADYLAVAYTDEGVNLRQHGISLPIMVMNPSPDAFQVLRQYHLEPEIYSFERLQEYLVAARQQPLPAIHLKLDTGMRRLGFSESDVPALCSLLRENAAHLRVASALTHLAGADEEQHNSFSQQQLAAFHRMTPLLEAALGYAILKHALNSAGILRFPDAQLDMVRLGIGLYGVEATGREQGALQPVSTLRTTISQVKTLPPGETVGYGRRGQAVEYERRIATLAIGYADGYDRRFGNGAGEVMVRGLRAPLVGNVCMDMCMVDVTHIAAAQAGDIAEVFGPHLPLPELASRIGTIPYELLTNVSERVKRVFIAE
- a CDS encoding OmpA family protein: MKKNLFSVLALTALLASGCNDLKKPEEKDEPQEATADTAVVYRKGATVADAAAGAANSVDAAWDMTKAKLADVKYEEIDLPEISVRGDDKYSVYSLEETVLFDTDKATIKPTATRALSEIGGSIGRRYGKSQVRVMGFADSRGDKNYNKELSAQRAEAVKNWLTSNASIGADRITLEPMGESAPVASNATAEGRQQNRRVEIAVIK